AGGCGCTCGGCGCTGCGGAAGTAGGCGTTGACCAGCGCCTTGCCGCCGCCCATGAAGAAGGCGTTGGTGCGCGCCACGTGCAGGGCGCCCGACAGCGGTGGCTGGAAGCGCACGCCGTGGCGCTGCATCCAGCCGCGGCAGGTGGACGAAGCGCGGATCACCAGCCGGGCGAGCGGCTCGCTGGTGCGCCCGCCGGTGACCTTCAGCAGGTCCTGCCAGTACTCCTCCTCGGGGTAGGCGTCGACCAGCACGTCCTGCGGCGCGTCGTGCATGCAGCGCAGGTTGCGGGTGTGGGCCGAGTTGCCGCCGCGCAGCTCGCGCGGGGCCGCTTCGAGCAGCAGGACGCTCGCGCCTGCTTCGGCCGCCATCAGGGCCGCACAGAGGGCGGCGTTGCCGCCGCCGATGACCAGCACATCCGTGCCCATGAATCCGCCTCTTTGTTCAGACGGGCGGATTCTGGGAGGGTGGGACTGTTTCGTTAAATGAAATCGAGGCGCTGTTTATCGCGCTTCAGGCATCAATGCGGGCCGTCGGGACAGGGCGATCTCACACCTCGAACCGGGCTTGCTGGATGAGATCGCGAAAGGCCTGGGCGGCCGGTGAGAGCGCGGCCTCGCGGCGCTGCAGCAGCACCACCTTGCGCTTGACCACCGGGTTGGTCAGCGCGATCTTGCGCAGCCCCGGGCGGTCGCCCTCGCGGATCGTGCTGGCCGGCAGGATCGCGCTGCCGACACCGGCGGCCACCAGGTTGATCGCGGTGGCGTGGTGCTGGACCTCGTAGTTGCCCTGCAGCCGGATGCCGCGCTTGGCGAGCTGGTAGTCCATGAAGATGCGCGTGGCCATGAAGCTGCTGACGCCGATCAGGTCGTTGTCACGCATGTCGGTCCAGCGCACCGACTTCTCGGCCTCCAGCGGGTGCGGCGAGCGGCAGACGAACACCAGCGGGTCGGCAAACAGCACCGCCTCCTGCAGCTCCGGGTGGGATTCGCCCTGCACCGCGATGCCCAGCTCGGCCTTGCCGCCCAGCACCGACTGGCGCACCTCGTCGGACGAGCCATCGTGCAGGCGGATGCGGTTGGCCGGGTAGCGTGCGGCGTACTCGCGGATCAGCCCGGGCAGCACATGTGTGGTCATCGACGGGATGCAGGCCAGCACGATCTGCCCGGTGGCGTGCTGCGACATGTCCTTGAGCCGCTCCA
The Sphaerotilus microaerophilus DNA segment above includes these coding regions:
- a CDS encoding LysR family transcriptional regulator, translating into MKIDFDGIQALVVIAELGGFNRAAEALHITQTALTRRIQKLEQYLGLKLLNRTTRRVELTTVGREFLPQARSIVQDMTSAVERLKDMSQHATGQIVLACIPSMTTHVLPGLIREYAARYPANRIRLHDGSSDEVRQSVLGGKAELGIAVQGESHPELQEAVLFADPLVFVCRSPHPLEAEKSVRWTDMRDNDLIGVSSFMATRIFMDYQLAKRGIRLQGNYEVQHHATAINLVAAGVGSAILPASTIREGDRPGLRKIALTNPVVKRKVVLLQRREAALSPAAQAFRDLIQQARFEV